In Apostichopus japonicus isolate 1M-3 chromosome 5, ASM3797524v1, whole genome shotgun sequence, a single window of DNA contains:
- the LOC139967906 gene encoding neurotrypsin-like isoform X2 — MLIMNPPAFLYLIFLFSSILYKSSAQDSYYEGQLRLEDGNATAGRVEIFFNGEWGTVCDDLWDISDAEVVCRQLGFDRALGAHSVAFVSAGTGLIHLATVGTTKGQLRLVDGNATAGRVEIFLNGEWGTVCDDQWDISDAEVVCRQLGFDRDLGALSVGFFSEGTGLIHLDDVECSGSESSLLDCVHTSDHNCGHGEDAGVSCTFFDEGQLRLVDGNATAGRVEIFLNGEWGTVCDDLWDISDAEVVCLQLGFDRALGAHSDAFFSAGTGLIHLDEVQCSGSESSLLDCAYETFHNCGHNEDAGVSCASFDGQLRLVDGNATAGRVEIFLNGEWGTVCDDLWDISDAEVVCRQLGFDRALGAHCVAFFSEGTGLIHLDDVECSGSESSLLDCAHTTVHNCGHNEDAGVSCTFIDELTSRCLA; from the exons ATGTTAATAATGAATCCACCtgcttttttatatttaattttcctGTTTTCTTCCATTCTTTACAAATCTTCCGCACAAG ATTCGTACTATGAAGGACAACTTCGTCTTGAAGACGGCAATGCTACAGCTGGAAGAGTTGAGATTTTCTTTAATGGTGAATGGGGCACAGTTTGTGACGATCTGTGGGACATTAGTGATGCTGAAGTAGTTTGTCGTCAACTAGGATTTGACAGAGCTCTTGGAGCGCATAGTGTCGCCTTCGTCTCAGCAGGAACAGGATTGATACACTTAGCAACTGTTGGCACAACAA AAGGACAACTTCGTCTTGTAGACGGGAATGCTACAGCTGGAAGAGTTGAGATTTTCTTGAATGGTGAATGGGGCACAGTTTGTGACGATCAGTGGGACATTAGTGATGCTGAAGTAGTTTGTCGTCAACTAGGATTTGACAGAGATCTTGGAGCGCTTAGTGTCGGCTTCTTCTCAGAAGGAACAGGATTGATACACTTAGACGACGTTGAGTGTTCAGGCTCTGAAAGTTCTCTACTTGATTGCGTTCACACGTCTGACCACAACTGTGGGCACGGCGAGGACGCTGGCGTCAGCTGTACTTTTTTTGATG AAGGACAACTTCGTCTTGTAGACGGGAATGCTACAGCTGGAAGAGTTGAGATTTTCTTGAATGGTGAATGGGGCACAGTTTGTGACGATCTGTGGGACATTAGTGATGCTGAAGTAGTTTGTCTTCAACTAGGATTTGACAGAGCTCTTGGAGCGCATAGTGACGCCTTCTTCTCAGCAGGAACAGGATTGATACACTTAGACGAAGTTCAGTGTTCAGGCTCTGAAAGCTCTCTACTTGATTGTGCTTACGAGACTTTCCACAACTGTGGGCACAACGAGGACGCTGGCGTCAGCTGTGCTTCTTTTGATG GACAACTTCGTCTTGTAGACGGCAATGCTACAGCTGGAAGAGTTGAGATTTTCTTGAATGGTGAATGGGGCACAGTTTGTGACGATCTGTGGGACATTAGTGATGCTGAAGTAGTGTGTCGTCAACTAGGATTTGACAGAGCTCTTGGAGCGCATTGTGTCGCCTTCTTCTCAGAAGGAACAGGATTGATACACTTAGACGACGTTGAGTGTTCAGGCTCTGAAAGCTCTCTACTTGATTGTGCTCACACAACTGTCCACAACTGTGGGCACAACGAGGACGCTGGCGTCAGCTGTACTTTTATTGATG AGCTCACTAGTCGGTGTCTGGCGTAG
- the LOC139967906 gene encoding neurotrypsin-like isoform X3 yields MLIMNPPAFLYLIFLFSSILYKSSAQEGQLRLVDGNATAGRVEIFLNGEWGTVCDDQWDISDAEVVCRQLGFDRDLGALSVGFFSEGTGLIHLDDVECSGSESSLLDCVHTSDHNCGHGEDAGVSCTFFDEGQLRLVDGNATAGRVEIFLNGEWGTVCDDLWDISDAEVVCLQLGFDRALGAHSDAFFSAGTGLIHLDEVQCSGSESSLLDCAYETFHNCGHNEDAGVSCASFDEGQLRLVDGNATAGRVEIFLNGEWGTVCDDLWDISDAEVVCRQLGFDRALGAHCVAFFSEGTGLIHLDDVECSGSESSLLDCAHTTVHNCGHNEDAGVSCTFIDELTSRCLA; encoded by the exons ATGTTAATAATGAATCCACCtgcttttttatatttaattttcctGTTTTCTTCCATTCTTTACAAATCTTCCGCACAAG AAGGACAACTTCGTCTTGTAGACGGGAATGCTACAGCTGGAAGAGTTGAGATTTTCTTGAATGGTGAATGGGGCACAGTTTGTGACGATCAGTGGGACATTAGTGATGCTGAAGTAGTTTGTCGTCAACTAGGATTTGACAGAGATCTTGGAGCGCTTAGTGTCGGCTTCTTCTCAGAAGGAACAGGATTGATACACTTAGACGACGTTGAGTGTTCAGGCTCTGAAAGTTCTCTACTTGATTGCGTTCACACGTCTGACCACAACTGTGGGCACGGCGAGGACGCTGGCGTCAGCTGTACTTTTTTTGATG AAGGACAACTTCGTCTTGTAGACGGGAATGCTACAGCTGGAAGAGTTGAGATTTTCTTGAATGGTGAATGGGGCACAGTTTGTGACGATCTGTGGGACATTAGTGATGCTGAAGTAGTTTGTCTTCAACTAGGATTTGACAGAGCTCTTGGAGCGCATAGTGACGCCTTCTTCTCAGCAGGAACAGGATTGATACACTTAGACGAAGTTCAGTGTTCAGGCTCTGAAAGCTCTCTACTTGATTGTGCTTACGAGACTTTCCACAACTGTGGGCACAACGAGGACGCTGGCGTCAGCTGTGCTTCTTTTGATG AAGGACAACTTCGTCTTGTAGACGGCAATGCTACAGCTGGAAGAGTTGAGATTTTCTTGAATGGTGAATGGGGCACAGTTTGTGACGATCTGTGGGACATTAGTGATGCTGAAGTAGTGTGTCGTCAACTAGGATTTGACAGAGCTCTTGGAGCGCATTGTGTCGCCTTCTTCTCAGAAGGAACAGGATTGATACACTTAGACGACGTTGAGTGTTCAGGCTCTGAAAGCTCTCTACTTGATTGTGCTCACACAACTGTCCACAACTGTGGGCACAACGAGGACGCTGGCGTCAGCTGTACTTTTATTGATG AGCTCACTAGTCGGTGTCTGGCGTAG
- the LOC139967906 gene encoding neurotrypsin-like isoform X4 — MLIMNPPAFLYLIFLFSSILYKSSAQGQLRLVDGNATAGRVEIFLNGEWGTVCDDQWDISDAEVVCRQLGFDRDLGALSVGFFSEGTGLIHLDDVECSGSESSLLDCVHTSDHNCGHGEDAGVSCTFFDEGQLRLVDGNATAGRVEIFLNGEWGTVCDDLWDISDAEVVCLQLGFDRALGAHSDAFFSAGTGLIHLDEVQCSGSESSLLDCAYETFHNCGHNEDAGVSCASFDEGQLRLVDGNATAGRVEIFLNGEWGTVCDDLWDISDAEVVCRQLGFDRALGAHCVAFFSEGTGLIHLDDVECSGSESSLLDCAHTTVHNCGHNEDAGVSCTFIDELTSRCLA, encoded by the exons ATGTTAATAATGAATCCACCtgcttttttatatttaattttcctGTTTTCTTCCATTCTTTACAAATCTTCCGCACAAG GACAACTTCGTCTTGTAGACGGGAATGCTACAGCTGGAAGAGTTGAGATTTTCTTGAATGGTGAATGGGGCACAGTTTGTGACGATCAGTGGGACATTAGTGATGCTGAAGTAGTTTGTCGTCAACTAGGATTTGACAGAGATCTTGGAGCGCTTAGTGTCGGCTTCTTCTCAGAAGGAACAGGATTGATACACTTAGACGACGTTGAGTGTTCAGGCTCTGAAAGTTCTCTACTTGATTGCGTTCACACGTCTGACCACAACTGTGGGCACGGCGAGGACGCTGGCGTCAGCTGTACTTTTTTTGATG AAGGACAACTTCGTCTTGTAGACGGGAATGCTACAGCTGGAAGAGTTGAGATTTTCTTGAATGGTGAATGGGGCACAGTTTGTGACGATCTGTGGGACATTAGTGATGCTGAAGTAGTTTGTCTTCAACTAGGATTTGACAGAGCTCTTGGAGCGCATAGTGACGCCTTCTTCTCAGCAGGAACAGGATTGATACACTTAGACGAAGTTCAGTGTTCAGGCTCTGAAAGCTCTCTACTTGATTGTGCTTACGAGACTTTCCACAACTGTGGGCACAACGAGGACGCTGGCGTCAGCTGTGCTTCTTTTGATG AAGGACAACTTCGTCTTGTAGACGGCAATGCTACAGCTGGAAGAGTTGAGATTTTCTTGAATGGTGAATGGGGCACAGTTTGTGACGATCTGTGGGACATTAGTGATGCTGAAGTAGTGTGTCGTCAACTAGGATTTGACAGAGCTCTTGGAGCGCATTGTGTCGCCTTCTTCTCAGAAGGAACAGGATTGATACACTTAGACGACGTTGAGTGTTCAGGCTCTGAAAGCTCTCTACTTGATTGTGCTCACACAACTGTCCACAACTGTGGGCACAACGAGGACGCTGGCGTCAGCTGTACTTTTATTGATG AGCTCACTAGTCGGTGTCTGGCGTAG
- the LOC139967906 gene encoding neurotrypsin-like isoform X1: MLIMNPPAFLYLIFLFSSILYKSSAQDSYYEGQLRLEDGNATAGRVEIFFNGEWGTVCDDLWDISDAEVVCRQLGFDRALGAHSVAFVSAGTGLIHLATVGTTKGQLRLVDGNATAGRVEIFLNGEWGTVCDDQWDISDAEVVCRQLGFDRDLGALSVGFFSEGTGLIHLDDVECSGSESSLLDCVHTSDHNCGHGEDAGVSCTFFDEGQLRLVDGNATAGRVEIFLNGEWGTVCDDLWDISDAEVVCLQLGFDRALGAHSDAFFSAGTGLIHLDEVQCSGSESSLLDCAYETFHNCGHNEDAGVSCASFDEGQLRLVDGNATAGRVEIFLNGEWGTVCDDLWDISDAEVVCRQLGFDRALGAHCVAFFSEGTGLIHLDDVECSGSESSLLDCAHTTVHNCGHNEDAGVSCTFIDELTSRCLA, translated from the exons ATGTTAATAATGAATCCACCtgcttttttatatttaattttcctGTTTTCTTCCATTCTTTACAAATCTTCCGCACAAG ATTCGTACTATGAAGGACAACTTCGTCTTGAAGACGGCAATGCTACAGCTGGAAGAGTTGAGATTTTCTTTAATGGTGAATGGGGCACAGTTTGTGACGATCTGTGGGACATTAGTGATGCTGAAGTAGTTTGTCGTCAACTAGGATTTGACAGAGCTCTTGGAGCGCATAGTGTCGCCTTCGTCTCAGCAGGAACAGGATTGATACACTTAGCAACTGTTGGCACAACAA AAGGACAACTTCGTCTTGTAGACGGGAATGCTACAGCTGGAAGAGTTGAGATTTTCTTGAATGGTGAATGGGGCACAGTTTGTGACGATCAGTGGGACATTAGTGATGCTGAAGTAGTTTGTCGTCAACTAGGATTTGACAGAGATCTTGGAGCGCTTAGTGTCGGCTTCTTCTCAGAAGGAACAGGATTGATACACTTAGACGACGTTGAGTGTTCAGGCTCTGAAAGTTCTCTACTTGATTGCGTTCACACGTCTGACCACAACTGTGGGCACGGCGAGGACGCTGGCGTCAGCTGTACTTTTTTTGATG AAGGACAACTTCGTCTTGTAGACGGGAATGCTACAGCTGGAAGAGTTGAGATTTTCTTGAATGGTGAATGGGGCACAGTTTGTGACGATCTGTGGGACATTAGTGATGCTGAAGTAGTTTGTCTTCAACTAGGATTTGACAGAGCTCTTGGAGCGCATAGTGACGCCTTCTTCTCAGCAGGAACAGGATTGATACACTTAGACGAAGTTCAGTGTTCAGGCTCTGAAAGCTCTCTACTTGATTGTGCTTACGAGACTTTCCACAACTGTGGGCACAACGAGGACGCTGGCGTCAGCTGTGCTTCTTTTGATG AAGGACAACTTCGTCTTGTAGACGGCAATGCTACAGCTGGAAGAGTTGAGATTTTCTTGAATGGTGAATGGGGCACAGTTTGTGACGATCTGTGGGACATTAGTGATGCTGAAGTAGTGTGTCGTCAACTAGGATTTGACAGAGCTCTTGGAGCGCATTGTGTCGCCTTCTTCTCAGAAGGAACAGGATTGATACACTTAGACGACGTTGAGTGTTCAGGCTCTGAAAGCTCTCTACTTGATTGTGCTCACACAACTGTCCACAACTGTGGGCACAACGAGGACGCTGGCGTCAGCTGTACTTTTATTGATG AGCTCACTAGTCGGTGTCTGGCGTAG